TCCGTGTAGACTCGGTATACACTATAGTTGAGGACCCAGAGCCTATTGCCGACATAACTAGTATAGATATACCAGAGATGCGTGTGCTCGCGTTCGACATAGAGGTCTACAGTAAGAGAGGAAGCCCTAACCCGTCCCGCGACCCGGTCATAATAATCTCGATAAAGGACAGCAAGGGGAACGAGAAGCTACTAGAAGCCAATAACTACGACGACAGAAACGTGCTACGGGAATTTATAGAGTACATACGCTCCTTTGACCCAGACATAATAGTAGGCTACAATAGCAACAATTTTGACTGGCCATACCTTATAGAACGTGCACACAGAATAGGAGTAAAGCTCGACGTGACAAGGCGTGTTGGCGCAGAGCCAAGTATGAGCGTCTATGGACATGTCTCAGTGCAGGGTAGGCTAAACGTAGACCTCTACAACTACGTGGAGGAAATGCATGAGATAAAGGTAAAGACGCTCGAGGAGGTCGCCGAATACCTAGGCGTTATGCGCAAGAGCGAGCGCGTACTAATAGAATGGTGGCGGATCCCAGATTACTGGGACGACGAGAAGAAACGGCCGCTACTGAAGCGTTATGCCCTCGACGATGTGAGAGCCACCTACGGCCTCGCCGAGAAGATACTCCCATTCGCAATACAGCTTTCGACAGTAACCGGTGTTCCTTTAGACCAAGTCGGGGCTATGGGCGTAGGTTTCCGTCTAGAATGGTACCTTATGAGAGCAGCGCATGATATGAACGAGCTTGTCCCCAACCGTGTCAAGCGGCGCGAAGAGAGCTACAAGGGAGCAGTAGTACTAAAGCCCCTAAAGGGTGTCCATGAGAACGTAGTAGTGCTCGACTTTAGCTCAATGTACCCCAACATAATGATAAAGTACAATGTGGGCCCTGACACGATAATTGACGACCCCTCAGAGTGCGAGAAGTACAGTGGATGCTACGTAGCCCCCGAAGTCGGGCACATGTTTAGGCGCTCGCCCTCCGGCTTCTTTAAGACCGTGCTTGAGAACCTCATAGCGCTGCGTAAGCAAGTACGTGAAAAGATGAAGGAGTTCCCCCCAGATAGCCCAGAATACCGGATATACGATGAACGCCAGAAGGCACTCAAGGTGCTAGCCAACGCTAGCTACGGCTACATGGGATGGGTGCACGCTCGCTGGTACTGTAAACGCTGCGCAGAGGCTGTAACAGCCTGGGGCCGTAACCTGATACTCTCAGCAATAGAATATGCTAGGAAGCTCGGCCTCAAAGTAATATACGGAGACACGGACTCCCTATTCGTAACCTATGATATCGAGAAGGTAAAGAAGCTAATAGAATTCGTCGAGAAACAGCTAGGCTTCGAGATAAAGATAGACAAGGTATACAAAAGAGTGTTCTTTACCGAGGCAAAGAAGCGCTACGTGGGCCTCCTCGAGGACGGGCGTATGGACATAGTAGGCTTTGAGGCTGTTAGAGGCGACTGGTGTGAGCTAGCTAAAGAGGTGCAAGAGAAAGTAGCAGAGATAATACTGAAGACGGGAGACATAAATAGAGCCATAAGCTACATAAGAGAGGTCGTGAGAAAGCTAAGAGAAGGCAAGATACCCATAACAAAGCTCGTAATATGGAAGACCTTGACAAAGAGAATCGAGGAATACGAGCACGAGGCGCCGCACGTTACTGCAGCACGGCGTATGAAAGAAGCAGGCTACGATGTGGCACCGGGAGACAAGATAGGCTACATCATAGTTAAAGGACATGGCAGTATATCGAGTCGTGCCTACCCGTACTTTATGGTAGACTCGTCTAAGGTTGACACAGAGTACTACATAGACCACCAGATAGTACCAGCAGCAATGAGGATACTCTCATACTTCGGGGTCACAGAGAAGCAGCTTAAGGCAGCATCATCTGGGCATAGGAGTCTCTTCGACTTCTTCGCGGCAAAGAAGTAGCCCCGGCTCTCCAAACTATCTTTATAACAGCGTACACATAGCTGTGCCCCGTGTGGGAATAGAGCCTAGCAGGTGTATACAGCGAGCTGCAGCTGGGGTGCAAAGGGATGATACTAGCATCATGGAGGTCGCTAGCATGGATAATAAGGCGCGCCGATGTGGTACTGGAGGTTGTTGATGCGCGCGACCCTATATCCACGCGAAGTCGGCGCCTAGAACGAATGGTCACAAGCCTCCAGAAGAAGCTCATAATAGTTATCAACAAGACGGATCTGATACCCCGCGAGGTCGCCGAGAAATGGAAGAGAATATTCGAGGATCAAGGATACAGGACAGTCTACATGGCTGCAAGGGACCATAAGGGCACGAGGGTGCTGCGCAGAGCTATAAGAGACGTTGTAGAGACGTACCCGGCAATAGTAGCGGTTACCGGTTTCCCTAAGACGGGCAAGTCGACCATAATAAACGCGCTTAAGGGGCGCCACAGTGCATCTACAAGCCCTATACCGGGCAGTCCTGGCTATACCACTCATGCACAGCTATACCGTATCGGTGAAAATCTCTACATGATTGACACGCCTGGCGTTATACCTGTCGAGGGTGGGCCTCTAGAGGCAGTTCTCCGGGGCCGTCCCCCAGAACAGCTACGTGACCCAGTACGCCCGGCTGTTATGCTGCTTGAGAGGGCATTGAAGTATAATCCTAGGGCGGTTAAGGATGCCTACGGGATAGACGAGACGGATCCATATAAGATACTCGAACTCATAGCAATTAAGCGTGGCTGGAAGTATAAGAGCGACGGTGAACCACTCATAGAGGAGGCGGCTAGAACAGTCATACGCGACTACCATACAGGAAAGCTACTCTTCTATGTGCCACCGGAAGAATACATGCTAAGACGAGGCCAGCACAGCGCGCGCAGGACCCGGAGCAGTATAGCATTCTAATGCGGCTATCCTAGGGTTACCGCAGGCCCTGGCTGCATGTAGGCTGCAGAGCCCCCTTGTACTATGCTTTAAGAACTCCAGGCAATGGGGCGCCCCTGCACCTCCCTTTTGAAGACGCGCACGGGATGGTGGTCTCACCCTATTAGTAGCCCTGTCCCGCTTTGTTTTCGGGGAATAGCGGTATGGAGATGTATGCGCTGGTTACAGGGAGGCCGGGAGTAGGTAAGACTACACTTGTACGCAGAGTCGTAGAGAAGCTCAGGAAAGAAGGCTATACGATGGCTGGCTTCTTCTGCCCTGAAGTACGCCAGAGCGGCCGTCGTATAGGCTTTAGGATAACTAGTCTTGACGGCAGCCTGGAGGCGTGGCTCGCCAAGATAGAGGGTTGTAATGGGCCGCGAGTAGGCCGCTATAACACGTGCCAAGAGGCTGAAGAGGTAGCACGTAGAGCCGTCGAGCATATCGACGACGTTGATCTGATAGTAATAGATGAGATAGGGCCAATGGAGCTCCGGCTTAGAGGTATACGTGAAGTCATACTGCGTGTACTCCGCTCCGGGAAACCAGGCCTCTTCGTAGTCCATGAGAGGCTGTCCGACAGAGAGATACTACCAATTCTGCAACGGCGTGGTAGATGGTATAGAGTGACTGTGGAGAACCGAGACCGTCTAGTAGACGATGTATATAGTTTTGTCAAGTCTCTTGTCAAGCGTTACTAGCTCCTCTCTTTGCTGCCGAAATCTAGGGCTTGCGAGCCATTAGCAGCCAGTAAATAGGCGCTAGACTCTACTCTACTAGCCGTGCGGCGGAGAGGGCGGGATGCCCGCGCGTTCCAGCGCTGAAGCCGCCCGGGGGCAGTGATGTAGCTACAGAACTTCCGCCCCCGGGTACCGCCCTCCTAACTGCATATAATGCTTAAACGGTCCGAACCTCTGCACGGCTGGCTGGGGTGTGGCTGGAGTGAGCGAGAAGTGCCGCGAGTACATAATACCGGTTGGCGAGAAACAGATATTCATAACGCCACAAGTGCTCGAGGTCATTCACGAGTACCTGCACCGCCCGATGGGCCTAGAGGAGCTAGCGCGCAAGCTCGGTCTCGAAAGCTGGGAAGAGGCTTACGAGTTCATAAAGCGTGTACCAGCGTGGATAATGTGGATGCCAATAAACATGTGGCGGATGAGGCTTGAGAAGGAGGGCTGTCTAGAGCTTTTCGAGACCAGCGAGTCAGCGGCCGAGGCCTAGCAGATGACCCTATACACCAAATCCTCACTAGATGCTGCTACTCATGTTTATTAAGATACTTGGCTGCATACTGGGCTCGGCGTCTACCGGGTTTAATCATAACTCGGAATCCTTAGCCCAAATGCAGTAAAAGCTGTTTGATATGCTTTGTGTTCTAGCGGTTGTGCCGCGTCTTTGGCTCATGTCGGGATAGTGGCTGTATGGAATCCAGATAAGGTGGGAAAGAGCAGAATACGATAAGGGTCTACCTTACTATAGCGTAGCAGCCGAGGCTCTTCTCGTATATTATGCCGTCACGGCGGAAGCTGCGTATAGCCTCCTCGACGAGACTCGACTCGATGCCTTCACTGGCGGCCCTTCTCTGTATCTCTTTTAGTCTTGCACAGCCTTCTTCACTCTCGCTCTCTAGCTCCTCTATTATCTCCATTATTCTTGTGAGCTTCTCTTGTTTGCTGCGAGGCTTGCCTGTCATTATAACGTCGATGTCTATCCTTCCGCTCTCAATGTCCATGCCACTGCTCTCAAGGAACGTCTTCATGAGTCTTATTGCGGCCTCTGCGTCCTCCCTTGTAACTTCATTGCGGAGCGCCATCTTCGCGTGGGCTTCGGCTAGGCGTATTAGGGCTTCGAGCTGTCGTGCAGTTATCGCTATGGGGCCTTCGGGGTTCTCGCTGCTCATGCGCCTCATCTCTACGTAGAAGTCTTCTATGAGCTTGCTAGCCTCCGCGGTAAGCCTGGGTCTTATGTATCTACGCGCATAGCTTATGTATTTCTTGAGCAGCGCCGGGTCTATCTCGGGCTTGATCCGCTCCGTTTCCCGGTGAACCTCTAGTACGTGTCTTGCGAGTTTACGGTCCTCCT
The window above is part of the Pyrodictium abyssi genome. Proteins encoded here:
- a CDS encoding NTPase codes for the protein MEMYALVTGRPGVGKTTLVRRVVEKLRKEGYTMAGFFCPEVRQSGRRIGFRITSLDGSLEAWLAKIEGCNGPRVGRYNTCQEAEEVARRAVEHIDDVDLIVIDEIGPMELRLRGIREVILRVLRSGKPGLFVVHERLSDREILPILQRRGRWYRVTVENRDRLVDDVYSFVKSLVKRY
- a CDS encoding DNA polymerase II; this encodes MPEAIEFVLLDSSYEIVGKEPVIILWGVTLDGKRIVLLDRRFRPYFYALISRDYEGKAEEVVAAIRRLSMAKSPIIEAKVVSKKYFGRPRKAVKVTTVIPESVREYREAVKKLEGVEDSLEADIRFAMRYLIDKKLYPFTAYRVRAENAGRSPGFRVDSVYTIVEDPEPIADITSIDIPEMRVLAFDIEVYSKRGSPNPSRDPVIIISIKDSKGNEKLLEANNYDDRNVLREFIEYIRSFDPDIIVGYNSNNFDWPYLIERAHRIGVKLDVTRRVGAEPSMSVYGHVSVQGRLNVDLYNYVEEMHEIKVKTLEEVAEYLGVMRKSERVLIEWWRIPDYWDDEKKRPLLKRYALDDVRATYGLAEKILPFAIQLSTVTGVPLDQVGAMGVGFRLEWYLMRAAHDMNELVPNRVKRREESYKGAVVLKPLKGVHENVVVLDFSSMYPNIMIKYNVGPDTIIDDPSECEKYSGCYVAPEVGHMFRRSPSGFFKTVLENLIALRKQVREKMKEFPPDSPEYRIYDERQKALKVLANASYGYMGWVHARWYCKRCAEAVTAWGRNLILSAIEYARKLGLKVIYGDTDSLFVTYDIEKVKKLIEFVEKQLGFEIKIDKVYKRVFFTEAKKRYVGLLEDGRMDIVGFEAVRGDWCELAKEVQEKVAEIILKTGDINRAISYIREVVRKLREGKIPITKLVIWKTLTKRIEEYEHEAPHVTAARRMKEAGYDVAPGDKIGYIIVKGHGSISSRAYPYFMVDSSKVDTEYYIDHQIVPAAMRILSYFGVTEKQLKAASSGHRSLFDFFAAKK
- the rsgA gene encoding GTPase RsgA translates to MILASWRSLAWIIRRADVVLEVVDARDPISTRSRRLERMVTSLQKKLIIVINKTDLIPREVAEKWKRIFEDQGYRTVYMAARDHKGTRVLRRAIRDVVETYPAIVAVTGFPKTGKSTIINALKGRHSASTSPIPGSPGYTTHAQLYRIGENLYMIDTPGVIPVEGGPLEAVLRGRPPEQLRDPVRPAVMLLERALKYNPRAVKDAYGIDETDPYKILELIAIKRGWKYKSDGEPLIEEAARTVIRDYHTGKLLFYVPPEEYMLRRGQHSARRTRSSIAF